The genomic region gcgtggcaggggacgcgcgcctgcctgtggggggtattgcgtggcaggggtagcgcgcctgcctgtggggggtattgcgtggcaggggaagcgcACCTGCCTGTgggggggtattgcgtggcaggggaagcgcgcctgcctgtgggaggtattgcgtggcaggggaagcgcgcctgcctgtgggaggtattgcgtggcaggggaagcgcgcctgcctgtggggggtattgcgtggcagaggaagcgcgcctgcctgtggggggtattgcgtggcagaggaagcgcgcctgcctgtgggggggtattgcgtggcaggggaagcgcacctgcctgtggggggtattgcgtggcaggggaagcgcgcctgcctgttggggggttttgcgtggcaggggaggtgcgcctgcctgtggggggtattgcgtggcaggggaagcATGCCTGCATGtgggggtattgcgtggcaggggaagcgcgcctgcctgtgggaggtattgcgtggcaggggaagcgcgcctgcctgtggggggtattgcgtggcaggggaagcgcgcctgcctgtggggggtattgcgtggcaggggaagcgcgcctgcctgtggggggtattgcgtggcaggggaagcgcgcctgcctgtggggggtattgcgtggcaggggaggtgcgcctgcctgtggggggtattgcgtggcaggggaagcgcgcctgcctgtgggggtTTTTGCGTGGCAGGGGAGGtgcgcctgcctgtggggggtattgcgtggcaggggaagcgcgcctgcctgtgggggtattgcgtggcaggggaagcgcgcctgcctgtgggaggtattgcgtggcaggggatgagtgcctgcctgtggggggtattgcgtggcaggggatgtgcgcctgcctgtgggggggtattgcgtggcaggagaagcgcgcctgcctgttggggggtattgcgtggcaggggaagcgcACCTGCCTGTgggggggtattgcgtggcaggggacgcgcgcctgcctgtggggggtattgcgtggcaggggaagcgcgcctgcctgtggggggtattgcgtggcaggggaagcgcgcctgcctgttggggggttttgcgtggcaggggaggtgcgcctgcctgtggggggtattgcgtggcaggggaagcgcACCTGCCTGTGGGGagtattgcgtggcaggggaagcgcacctgcctgtggggggtattgcgtggcaggggatgCGCGCCTGCCTTTgggggggtattgcgtggcaggggaagcgcgcctgcctgtggggggtattgcgtggcaggggaagcgcgcctgcctgtgggaggtattgcgtggcaggggaagcgcgcctgcctgtggggggtattgcgtggcaggggaagcgcgcctgcctgtggggggtattgcgtggcaggggaagcgcgcctgcctgtggggggtattgcgtggcaggggaagcgcgcctgcctgtggggggtattgcgtggcagaggaagcgcgcctgcctgtggggggtattgcgtggcaggggaagcgcgcctgcctgtgggaggtattgcgtggcaggggaagcgcgcctgcctgtgggaggtattgcgtggcaggggaagcgcgcctgcctgtgggaggtattgcgtggcaggggaagcgcgcctgcctgaggggggtattgcgtggcaggggaagcgcgcctgcctgttGGGGGGGATTGCGTGGCAGGGGATGTGCGCCTGCCTGttggggggtattgcgtggcagaggaagcgcgcctgcctgtgggggggtattgcgtggcaggggacgcgcgcctgcctgtggggggtattgcgtggcaggggaagcgcgcctgcctgtgggaggtattgcgtggcaggggaagcgcgcctgcctgtgggaggtattgcgtggcaggggaagcgcgcctgcctgtggggggtattgcgtggcaggggaagcgcgcctgcttgttggggggtattgcgtggcaggggaagcgcacctgcctgtggggggtattgcgtggcaggggaagcgcgcctgcctgttggggggtattgcgtggcaggggagGTGCGCCTGCCTGTGGGcggtattgcgtggcaggggaagcATGCCTGCCTGtgggggtattgcgtggcaggggatgagcgcctgcctgtggggggtattgcgtggcagaGGATGtgcgcctgcctgtggggggtattgcgtggcaggggaagcgcgcctgcctgtggggggtattgcgtggcaggggacGCGCGTctgcctgtggggggtattgcgtggcaggggaagcgcgcctgcctgtggggggtattgcgtggcaggggaagtgcgcctgcctgtggggggtattgcgtggcaggggaagcgcgcctgcTTGCGGGGGCCTCGCGTGCATGGGTGCGCCAGTCTGGTTGTCTCATGTGGCGCGCTCTCGCGTGGCAGGTTCGGATGCCGTGCGTGTTTGGGGGAGCGCTCTGAATCTGTTTCTGTTACGGGCGGGTTAGGAAATGTTTTCACGCTGCAGAAAGTAGCAAAGTGCGAGGCGCATGGCGTCCACGGGCGAGGCGCATGGCGTCCACGGGCGAGGCGCATGGCGTCCACGTGTGAATCTGCTTTCCCTGTTTCAGTGGACAACGAGGAAGCGGCCTTGTTACATGAAGAGGCCACAATGACTATTGAGGAACTGCTCACCCGCTACGGGCAAAACTGCGGCAAGAACGCGCGGCACAAGGCGTGCTCGCATAGCGCCGAGAAGAGATGCCCTGAGGAGAAGCCCAAAGAGGTCAGTGTGAATGGAGACCTGGACGCGGGGGAGGCTGCCGGAGACGGCCGGAAGAACGGGAAACAAGACCAGGAGTCGGCAGCCTCCGCGGGCATCTCCTCGTCTTCAGACGGCTCCGGGGAAAGCGGCAGCCTCGCGCAGCGGGGCGCCTCTCTCACCAAGGGAGAGGCCGGAGAGGGGGCGGTGTCATCCTCCACGGGGGAGGCCGGCCCGTCCTGCTCCTCCTCCACCTGCCAGGCACCGTGCGCGGCCAAGTCCAAGTTCTTTGAGGACAGCGAGGAGTCTGACGAggcggaggaggaggaagaggaagaagaggaagaggaagaggaagaagaagaagaagaagaagaggaggacgaCAGTGAGGTGGGCCACGGGGAGGGAAGCCAAGCATTTTCTAGTCGGGGtgtgtccctttccccccctacccccccccccccccacgcacggGCTAGTCAgggtgtcttcccccccccccccccccgcacgggCTAGTCAGGGGTATTCAGACGACCCCCTCCCGGTTCACATGGTGCTTCTCCACAGGAATGCAGTGAGGAAGAGGAGGATTACAGCAGCGAGGAAGCAGAGAATGAGGACAGcgaagaggaagaggaggaggatgatgaagAGGAAGAGATTATGCTGCCAGGCATGGAAGGGAAAGAGGAGGTATGTCTGTCCTTCTACACGGGCTGATTGTGGCGCTTTGCCGTGGGAAGGGGCCACGTGAGCAGACGTCTCTGCTGCCATTCACGGTTGTGGCACTAAAGGATTAACCCTGTGGGTCCCGATCAGACGCGTGGATCCCCTGCAGGGCTGTCACGGCAGGGGCTGTCCACAGCATTTCGCTGGTTAATTCTCGTGTCCGGATCAGCAAGTCAAGTTACATGTACAGTGGTGTGataaagaaagtgcaccctccttagcaggtcttaaaattaggtaaatacaacctcagatgaacagcaacacatgacatattgtgtgtgtgtgtgtgtgtgtgtgtgtgtgtgtgtgtgtgtgtgtgtgtgtgtgtgtgtgtgtgtgtgtgtgtgtgtgtgtgtgtgtgtgtgtgtgtgtgtgtgtgtgtgtgtgtgtgtgtgtgtgtgtgtgtgtgtgtgtgtgtgtgtgtgtgtgtgtgtgtgtgtgtgtgtgtgtgtgtgtgtgtgtgtgtgtgtgtgtgtgtgtgtgtgtgtgtgtgtgtgtgatattacagtgtcatgatttatttaacaaaaaaaagccaaaatggagaagccatgtgtgaaaaactaagtacaccttatgagtcaatagcttgtagaaccacctttagtagCAATAACttggagtaatcattttctgtctgactttatcagtctctcacatcgttgtggaggaattttgtcccactcttctttacaaagttgcttcagttcattgaggtttgtgggtatgtgtttatgcacagctctcttaaggtccagccacagcatttcaatcaggttgagttctggactttgactgggccattgcaaccccttgattcttttctttttcagccattctgttgtagatttgctgctgtgcttgggatcattgtcctgttgcatgacacaatttcggccaagctttagctgtcggactgatggcctcacatttgactctagaatactttggtatacagaggagttcatggtcgactcaatgactgcaaggttcccaggtcctgtggctgcaaaacaagcccaaatcatcacccctccaccaccgtgcttgacagttggtatgaggtgtttgtgctgatatgctgtgtttggttttcgccaaacgtggcgctgtgcattatggccaaacatctccactttgctctcgtctgtccaaagttgttccagaagtcttgtggtttgttcagatacaactttgcaaacctaagctgtgctgccatgttctttttagagagaagaggctttctcctggcaacccttccaaacaaaccatacttgttcagtctttttctaattgtactgtcatgaactttaacatttaacatgctaactgaggcctgtagagtctgagatgtaactcttgggtattttgcaatttctctgagcagtgcacggtctgaccttggggtgaatttgctgggacgtccactcctgggaagattggaaactgtcttgaatgttttccacttttgaataatctttctcactgtagaatgatggactttaaattgtttggaaatggccttataacccttcccagattgatgggcagcaacaattgcttctctaagatcattgctgatgtctttcctccttggcattgtgttaacacacacctgaatgctccagaccagcaaactgctaaaactgcggcttttatagaggtggccacacttgctgatgatcaattaaccaagcgcatttgattagcagcacctgtctgctacttagcatcttaattcctatggaagcactaagggtgtacttagtttttcacacatggcttctccattttgactttatttttgttaaataaatcattttcCTGGtgtaatgtcacacacacacacacacacacacacacacacacacacacacacacacacacacacacacacacacacacacacacacacacacacacacacacagcgctggtaCGGGCTCGGCTCCTtctcagtacacacacacacacacacacacactgtaatatgtcgtgttgttCACCtgcggttgtatttacctaatttgtagacctgctaaggaacagatgattgttattatgtcctgacgtgtaaaaccatagaaatcacagagggtgtactttctttttcacaccactgtatatgggTTTGGATAAATATGTCCCCCCACACGGGCCGGAAGTAGgccctgtgtccccccccacacacgggCCGGAAGTGTGCCCTGGCACGGGATGAATACATTTCCTCCCGCGTTTCTGCCATTCTTCTGGTGTTAATACAAATTCATGTTATCTTTGCTTGGCGCTCAGCAGCGTTGTTTCCTGAGAGCGACTGAATACGTGCGCAGAGAAACGCGTCTCGCGTGCACAGTAACAGACCTGCGCTGTGTCCGATTACAGGTCATTACTGTGACCAGATCCTGTAACTAAAGAAACGGGCGGGGGCAGCGGGTGGGGGCAGCGGGCGGGGGCATAGTACGTTAAAGCCTCCACGCTCTTCTCTCCCTTAGCCCGGCTCAGACAGCGGCACCACGGCAGTCGTGGCTGTTATCCGCGGTAAGCAGCTGATCGTGGCCAACGCTGGAGACTCTCGCTGCGTGGTGTCGGAGGCGGGGAAGGCCGTGGACATGTCCTATGACCACAAGCCAGAGGACGAGCTGGAGCTCGCGCGGATCAAGAACGCGGGGGGGAAAGTCACCATGGACGGCAGGGTCAACGGCGGCCTGAACCTTTCCCGCGCCATCGGTGAGCTGCACACACCTCCCatacaccccttccctgcctgcggGGTCTGCTGCGCGCCTCCCatacaccccttccctgcctgcggGGTCTGCTGCGCGCCTCCCatacaccccttccctgcctgcggGGTCtgctacacacctcccatacaccccttccctgcctgcggGGTCtgctacacacctcccatacaccccttccctgcctgcggGGTCTGCTGCACACCTCCCatacaccccttccctgcctgcggGGTCTGCTACGCACCTCCCatacaccccttccctgcctgcggGGTCTGCTACGCACCTCCCatacaccccttccctgcctgcggGGTCtgctacacacctcccatacaccccttccctgcctgcggGGTCTGCTGCACACCTCCCatacaccccttccctgcctgcggGGTCtgctacacacctcccatacaccccttccctgcctgcggGGTCTGCTGCACACCTCCCatacaccccttccctgcctgcggGGTCTGCTGCACACCTCCCatacaccccttccctgcctgcggGGTCTGCTGCGCGCCTCCCatacaccccttccctgcctgcggGGTCTGCTACGCACCTCCCatacaccccttccctgcctgcggGGTCTGCTACGCACCTCCCatacaccccttccctgcctgcggGGTCTGCTACGCACCTCCCatacaccccttccctgcctgcggGGTCTGCTGCACACACCTCCCatacaccccttccctgcctgcggGGTCTGCTGCACACCTCCCatacaccccttccctgcctgcggggtctgctgcacgcctcccatacaccccttccctgcctgcggGGTCtgctacacacctcccatacaccccttccctgcctgcggGGTCTGCTGCACACCTCCCATACACCCCATCCCTGCCTGCGGGGTCtgctacacacctcccatacaccccttccctgcctgcggggtctgctacacacacctcccatacaccccttccctgcctgcggggtctgctgcacgcctcccatacaccccttccctgcctgcggGGTCTGCTGCGCGCCTCCCatacaccccttccctgcctgctgtcTCACACCTCCCatacaccccttccctgcctgcggGGTCTGCTGCACACCTCCCatacaccccttccctgcctgcggGGTCTGCTGCACACCTCCCatacaccccttccctgcctgcggGGTCTGCTGCGCGCCTCCCatacaccccttccctgcctgcggGGTCTGCTACGCACCTCCCATACACCCCTTTCCCTGCCTGCGGGGTCTGCTGCACACCTCCCatacaccccttccctgcctgcggGGTCtgctacacacctcccatacaccccccccttccctgcctgcggGGTCTGCTGCACACCTCCCatacaccccttccctgcctgcggGGTCTGCTGCACACCTCCCatacaccccttccctgcctgcggGGTCTgctgcacacctcacatacaccccttccctgcctgcggGGTCTGCTGCACACCTCCCatacaccccttccctgcctgcggGGTCTGCTGCACACCTCCCatacaccccttccctgcctgcggggtctgctgcacgcctcccatacaccccttccctgcctgcggGGTCTGCTACGCGCCTCCCatacaccccttccctgcctgcggGGTCTGCTGCGCACCTCCCatacaccccttccctgcctgcggGGTCTGCTGCGCACCTCCCatacaccccttccctgcctgcggGGTCTGCTACGCACCTCCCatacaccccttccctgcctgcggGGTCtgctacacacctcccatacaccccttccctgcctgcggGGTCtgctacacacctcccatacaccccttccctgcctgcggGGTCtgctacacacctcccatacaccccttccctgcctgcggGGTCtgctacacacctcccatacaccccttccctgcctgcggGGTCTGCTGCACACACCTCCCatacaccccttccctgcctgcggGGTCTGCTACATACCTCCCCatacaccccttccctgcctgcggggtctgctacacacacctcccatacaccccttccctgcctgcggggtctgctacacacacctcccatacaccccttccctgcctgcggggtctgctacacacacctcccatacaccccttccctgcctgcggggtctgctacacacacctcccatacaccccttccctgcctgcggggtctgctacacacacctcccatacaccccttccctgcctg from Ascaphus truei isolate aAscTru1 unplaced genomic scaffold, aAscTru1.hap1 HAP1_SCAFFOLD_685, whole genome shotgun sequence harbors:
- the PPM1G gene encoding protein phosphatase 1G, with protein sequence MGAYLSQPNTSKASGDGAGRRLHYGFSAMQGWRVSMEDAHNCIPELDSETAMFSVYDGHGGEEVALYCAKYLPEIIREQKAYREGKLHKALEDAFLSIDDKLTSEEVIKELAQMAGRPINHHMEAKEKVADEDDVDNEEAALLHEEATMTIEELLTRYGQNCGKNARHKACSHSAEKRCPEEKPKEVSVNGDLDAGEAAGDGRKNGKQDQESAASAGISSSSDGSGESGSLAQRGASLTKGEAGEGAVSSSTGEAGPSCSSSTCQAPCAAKSKFFEDSEESDEAEEEEEEEEEEEEEEEEEEEEEDDSEECSEEEEDYSSEEAENEDSEEEEEEDDEEEEIMLPGMEGKEEPGSDSGTTAVVAVIRGKQLIVANAGDSRCVVSEAGKAVDMSYDHKPEDELELARIKNAGGKVTMDGRVNGGLNLSRAIGELHTPPIHPFPACGVCCAPPIHPFPACGVCCAPPIHPFPACG